A stretch of the Thermus thermophilus genome encodes the following:
- the nuoF gene encoding NADH-quinone oxidoreductase subunit NuoF: protein MTGPIVSGLDPRFQRTLYAHVGKEGSWTLDYYLRHGGYETAKRVLKEKTPDEVIEEVKRSGLRGRGGAGFPTGLKWSFMPKDDGKQHYLICNADESEPGSFKDRYILEDVPHLLIEGMILAGYAIRATVGYIYVRGEYRRAADRLEQAIKEARARGYLGKNLFGTDFSFDLHVHRGAGAYICGEETALMNSLEGLRANPRLKPPFPAQAGLWGKPTTINNVETLASVVPIMERGADWFAGMGTEQSKGMKLYQISGPVKRPGVYELPMGTTFRELIYEWAGGPLEPIQALIPGGSSTPPLPFTDEVLDTPMSYEHLQAKGSMLGTGGVILIPERVSMVDAMWNLTRFYAHESCGKCTPCREGVAGFMVNLFAKIGTGQGEEKDVENLEALLPLIEGRSFCPLADAAVWPVKGSLRHFKDQYLALVREKRPVPRPSLWR from the coding sequence ATGACGGGCCCCATCGTCTCTGGACTTGACCCCAGGTTCCAAAGGACCCTCTACGCCCACGTGGGGAAGGAGGGGTCTTGGACCCTGGACTACTACCTCCGGCACGGGGGGTACGAGACGGCGAAGCGCGTCCTTAAGGAGAAGACCCCGGACGAGGTCATAGAGGAGGTGAAGCGCTCAGGGCTCAGGGGCCGGGGCGGGGCGGGCTTCCCCACGGGGCTCAAGTGGAGCTTCATGCCCAAGGACGACGGGAAGCAACACTACCTCATCTGCAACGCCGACGAGTCCGAGCCCGGGAGCTTCAAGGACCGGTACATCCTGGAGGACGTCCCCCACCTCCTCATTGAGGGGATGATCCTCGCCGGGTACGCCATCCGGGCCACGGTGGGCTACATCTACGTCCGCGGGGAGTACCGCCGGGCGGCGGACCGGCTAGAACAAGCCATCAAGGAGGCCCGGGCCCGGGGCTACCTGGGGAAGAACCTCTTCGGCACGGACTTCTCCTTTGACCTCCACGTCCACCGGGGGGCCGGGGCCTACATCTGCGGCGAGGAGACGGCCCTCATGAACTCCCTGGAGGGCCTTAGGGCGAACCCCCGCTTGAAGCCCCCCTTCCCCGCCCAGGCGGGGCTTTGGGGCAAGCCCACCACCATCAACAACGTGGAGACCCTGGCCTCCGTGGTGCCCATCATGGAACGGGGGGCCGACTGGTTCGCGGGGATGGGCACGGAGCAGTCCAAGGGGATGAAGCTCTACCAGATCTCCGGGCCCGTGAAACGCCCCGGGGTGTACGAGCTCCCCATGGGCACCACGTTCCGCGAGCTCATCTACGAGTGGGCGGGCGGGCCCCTGGAGCCCATCCAGGCCCTCATCCCCGGGGGGTCCTCCACCCCGCCTCTGCCCTTCACGGACGAGGTCCTGGACACCCCCATGAGCTACGAGCACCTGCAGGCCAAGGGCTCCATGCTGGGAACAGGGGGCGTGATCCTCATCCCCGAACGGGTGAGCATGGTGGACGCCATGTGGAACCTCACCCGCTTCTACGCCCACGAGTCCTGCGGCAAGTGCACCCCCTGCCGGGAGGGGGTGGCGGGGTTCATGGTGAACCTCTTCGCCAAGATCGGCACCGGCCAGGGGGAGGAGAAGGACGTGGAGAACCTGGAAGCCCTCCTCCCCCTCATTGAAGGGCGGAGCTTCTGCCCCCTGGCGGACGCGGCGGTGTGGCCGGTGAAGGGCTCGCTAAGGCACTTCAAGGATCAGTACCTGGCCCTGGTGCGGGAGAAGCGCCCCGTGCCCAGGCCTTCCCTCTGGAGGTGA
- the nuoG gene encoding NADH-quinone oxidoreductase subunit NuoG — MVRVKVNDRIVEVPPGTSVMDAVFHAGYDVPLFCSERYLSPIGACRMCLVRVGLPKKGPDGKPLLNEKGEPEIQWQPKLAASCVTAVADGMVVDTLSDVVREAQAGMVEFTLLNHPLDCPTCDKGGACELQDRTVEYGLYEKYYQKGPLELPVYTRFEFTRRHVDKHHPLSPFVILDRERCIHCKRCVRYFEEVPGDEVLDFIERGVHTFIGTMDFGLPSGFSGNITDICPVGALLDLTARFRARNWEMEETPTTCALCPVGCGITADTRSGELLRVRAREVPEVNEIWICDAGRFGHEWADQNRLKTPLVRKEGRLVEATWEEAFLALKEGLKGARGEEVGLYLAHDATLEEGLLASELAKALKTPHLDFQGRTAAPASLFPAATLEDLLQADFALVLGDPTEEAPILHLRLSEFVRDLKPPHRYNHGTPFADLQIKERMPRRTDKMALFAPYRAPLMRWAAIHGVHRPGEEREILLALLGEKEGSETVAKAKEAWEKAKNPVLILGAGVLQDAVAAERARLLAERKGAKVLAMTPAANARGLEAMGVLPGAKGASWDEPGALYAYYGFVPPEEALKGKRFVVMHLSHLHPLAERHAHVVLPAPTFYEKRGHLVNLEGRVLPLSPAPIENGEAEGALQVLALLAEALGVRPPFRLHLEAQKALKARKVPEAMGRLSFRLKELRPKEREGAFYLRPTMWKAHQAVGKAQEAARAELWAHPETARAEALPEGAQVAVETPFGRVEARVVHREDVPKGHLYLSALGPAAGLRVEGRVLVPAGGEA, encoded by the coding sequence ATGGTCCGGGTCAAGGTGAACGACCGCATCGTGGAGGTGCCCCCGGGGACGAGCGTCATGGACGCCGTCTTCCACGCGGGGTACGACGTGCCCCTCTTCTGCTCGGAGCGCTACCTCTCCCCCATCGGGGCCTGCCGCATGTGCCTGGTGCGGGTGGGCCTTCCCAAAAAGGGCCCCGACGGGAAGCCCCTCCTCAACGAGAAGGGCGAGCCCGAGATCCAGTGGCAGCCCAAGCTCGCCGCAAGCTGCGTGACGGCGGTGGCGGACGGGATGGTGGTGGACACCCTCTCGGACGTGGTACGGGAGGCCCAGGCGGGGATGGTGGAGTTCACCCTCTTAAACCACCCCTTGGACTGCCCCACCTGCGACAAGGGCGGGGCCTGCGAGCTCCAGGACCGCACCGTGGAGTACGGGCTTTACGAGAAGTACTACCAGAAGGGCCCCCTGGAGCTTCCCGTCTACACCCGCTTTGAGTTCACCCGCCGCCACGTGGACAAGCACCATCCCCTCTCCCCCTTCGTCATCCTGGACCGGGAGCGGTGCATCCACTGCAAGCGGTGCGTGCGCTACTTTGAGGAGGTCCCCGGGGACGAGGTCCTGGACTTCATTGAGCGGGGGGTGCACACCTTCATCGGCACCATGGACTTCGGTCTCCCCTCGGGCTTCTCCGGGAACATCACGGACATCTGCCCCGTGGGGGCCCTTCTGGACCTCACCGCCCGCTTCCGCGCCCGGAACTGGGAGATGGAGGAGACCCCCACCACCTGCGCCCTCTGCCCCGTGGGGTGCGGGATCACCGCGGACACCCGTAGCGGCGAGCTCCTAAGGGTGCGGGCCCGGGAGGTGCCCGAGGTCAACGAGATCTGGATCTGCGACGCGGGCCGCTTCGGCCACGAGTGGGCGGACCAAAACCGCCTCAAGACCCCCCTGGTGCGGAAGGAGGGGAGGCTCGTGGAGGCCACCTGGGAGGAGGCCTTCCTCGCCCTCAAGGAGGGCCTGAAGGGGGCGAGGGGCGAGGAGGTGGGGCTTTACCTGGCCCACGACGCCACCCTAGAGGAAGGCCTCCTGGCCTCCGAGCTCGCCAAGGCCCTGAAGACCCCCCACCTGGACTTCCAGGGCCGCACCGCCGCCCCGGCGAGCCTCTTCCCGGCGGCCACCCTGGAGGACCTCCTCCAGGCGGACTTCGCCCTGGTTCTGGGGGACCCCACGGAGGAAGCCCCCATCCTCCACCTCCGCCTCTCCGAGTTCGTGCGCGACCTCAAGCCCCCCCACCGCTACAACCACGGCACCCCCTTCGCCGACCTGCAGATCAAGGAAAGGATGCCCCGCCGCACGGACAAGATGGCCCTCTTCGCCCCGTACCGCGCCCCCCTCATGCGGTGGGCCGCCATCCACGGGGTCCACAGGCCCGGGGAGGAGCGGGAGATCCTCCTCGCCCTCCTCGGGGAGAAGGAGGGGAGCGAAACGGTGGCGAAGGCGAAGGAGGCCTGGGAGAAGGCGAAGAACCCGGTGCTCATCCTCGGGGCCGGTGTCCTCCAGGACGCCGTGGCCGCGGAAAGGGCCCGCCTTCTCGCCGAGCGCAAGGGGGCCAAGGTCCTCGCCATGACCCCGGCGGCGAACGCCCGGGGCCTCGAGGCCATGGGGGTCCTCCCCGGGGCGAAGGGGGCCTCCTGGGACGAACCCGGGGCCCTCTACGCCTACTACGGCTTCGTGCCCCCGGAGGAGGCCCTTAAGGGCAAGCGCTTCGTGGTGATGCACCTAAGCCACCTCCACCCCCTGGCGGAGCGCCACGCCCACGTGGTCCTCCCCGCCCCCACCTTCTACGAGAAGCGGGGGCACCTCGTGAACCTGGAGGGCCGGGTCCTCCCCCTAAGCCCCGCCCCCATAGAGAACGGGGAGGCGGAGGGCGCCCTCCAGGTCCTCGCCCTCCTGGCCGAGGCCCTGGGGGTGAGGCCCCCCTTCCGGCTCCACCTCGAGGCGCAGAAGGCGCTGAAGGCCCGGAAGGTCCCGGAGGCCATGGGCCGCCTCTCTTTCCGCCTCAAGGAACTCCGGCCCAAGGAGCGGGAGGGCGCCTTCTACCTCCGGCCCACCATGTGGAAGGCCCACCAGGCGGTGGGCAAGGCCCAAGAGGCGGCCCGGGCGGAACTCTGGGCCCACCCGGAGACGGCGCGGGCCGAGGCCCTGCCCGAGGGGGCCCAGGTGGCCGTGGAGACCCCCTTCGGCCGGGTGGAGGCCCGGGTGGTCCACCGGGAGGACGTGCCCAAAGGCCACCTCTACCTCTCGGCCCTGGGGCCCGCGGCGGGCCTCCGGGTGGAGGGGCGCGTCCTGGTGCCCGCGGGAGGTGAAGCGTGA
- the nuoH gene encoding NADH-quinone oxidoreductase subunit NuoH has product MTWSYPVDPYWMVALKALLVVVGLLTAFAFMTLVERRLLARFQVRMGPNRVGPFGLLQPLADAIKSIFKEDIVVAQADRFLFVLAPLISVVFALLAFGLIPFGPPGSFFGYQPWVINLDLGILYLFAVSELAVYGIFLSGWASGSKYSLLGSLRSSASLISYELGLGLALLAPVLLVGSLNLNDIVNWQKEHGWLFLYAFPAFLVYLIASMAEAARTPFDLPEAEQELVGGYHTEYSSIKWALFQMAEYIHFITASALIPTLFLGGWTMPVLEVPYLWMFLKIAFFLFLFIWIRATWFRLRYDQLLRFGWGFLFPVALLWFLITALVVALDLPRTYLLYLSALSFLALLWAVLYTPKPARKGGGA; this is encoded by the coding sequence GTGACCTGGTCCTACCCCGTAGACCCCTATTGGATGGTGGCCCTGAAGGCCCTCTTGGTGGTGGTGGGCCTCCTCACCGCCTTCGCCTTCATGACCCTCGTTGAGCGGCGGCTCCTCGCCCGCTTCCAGGTGCGCATGGGGCCGAACCGGGTGGGGCCCTTTGGCCTCCTCCAGCCCCTCGCCGACGCCATCAAGAGCATCTTCAAGGAAGACATCGTGGTGGCCCAGGCGGACCGGTTCCTCTTCGTCCTCGCCCCCCTCATCTCCGTGGTCTTCGCCCTCCTCGCCTTCGGGCTCATCCCCTTTGGCCCGCCGGGAAGCTTCTTCGGCTACCAGCCCTGGGTGATCAACCTGGACCTGGGGATCCTCTACCTCTTCGCCGTGAGCGAGCTCGCCGTCTACGGGATCTTCCTCTCCGGGTGGGCCTCGGGGAGCAAGTACAGCCTCTTGGGCTCCCTTCGCTCCTCGGCGAGCCTCATCTCCTACGAGCTCGGCCTGGGCCTCGCCCTCCTCGCCCCCGTGCTCCTCGTGGGCAGCCTCAACCTGAACGACATCGTGAACTGGCAGAAGGAGCACGGCTGGCTCTTCCTCTACGCCTTCCCCGCCTTCTTGGTCTACCTCATCGCCAGCATGGCCGAGGCCGCCCGCACCCCCTTTGACCTCCCCGAAGCGGAGCAGGAACTCGTGGGCGGGTACCACACGGAGTACAGCTCCATCAAGTGGGCCCTCTTCCAGATGGCGGAGTACATCCACTTCATCACCGCCAGCGCCCTCATCCCCACCCTCTTCCTGGGCGGCTGGACCATGCCCGTCCTCGAGGTCCCCTACCTCTGGATGTTCCTCAAGATCGCCTTCTTCCTCTTCCTCTTCATCTGGATCCGGGCCACCTGGTTCCGCCTGCGCTACGACCAGCTCCTCCGCTTCGGCTGGGGCTTCCTCTTCCCGGTGGCCCTCCTCTGGTTCCTCATCACCGCCCTCGTGGTGGCCCTGGACCTCCCCAGGACCTACCTCCTCTACCTCTCCGCCCTGAGCTTCCTCGCCCTTCTCTGGGCGGTCCTCTACACCCCTAAGCCCGCCCGCAAAGGAGGTGGCGCATGA
- the nuoI gene encoding NADH-quinone oxidoreductase subunit NuoI, protein MTLKALAQSLGITLKYLFSKPVTVPYPDAPVALKPRFHGRHVLTRHPNGLEKCIGCSLCAAACPAYAIYVEPAENDPENPVSAGERYAKVYEINMLRCIFCGLCEEACPTGAIVLGYDFEMADYEYSDLVYGKEDMLVDVVGTKPQRREAKMTGKPVKVGYVVPYVRPELEGFKAPTEGGKR, encoded by the coding sequence ATGACCCTGAAGGCCCTCGCCCAAAGCCTCGGCATCACCCTGAAGTACCTCTTCTCCAAGCCGGTGACCGTCCCCTACCCCGACGCCCCCGTGGCCCTGAAGCCCCGCTTCCACGGGCGGCACGTCCTCACCCGCCACCCGAACGGCCTGGAGAAGTGCATCGGCTGCTCCCTCTGCGCCGCCGCCTGCCCCGCCTACGCCATCTACGTGGAGCCGGCGGAGAACGACCCGGAAAACCCGGTCTCCGCGGGGGAGCGCTACGCCAAGGTCTACGAGATCAACATGCTCCGGTGCATCTTCTGCGGCCTCTGCGAGGAGGCCTGCCCCACGGGGGCCATCGTCCTGGGGTACGACTTTGAGATGGCGGACTACGAGTACTCCGACCTCGTCTACGGCAAGGAGGACATGCTGGTGGACGTGGTGGGCACCAAGCCCCAGCGCCGCGAGGCCAAGATGACGGGCAAGCCGGTGAAGGTGGGCTACGTGGTGCCCTACGTGCGGCCCGAGCTGGAGGGGTTCAAGGCCCCCACGGAAGGGGGGAAGCGATGA
- a CDS encoding NADH-quinone oxidoreductase subunit J, with amino-acid sequence MSPFEGLALFLLLLSGVLVVTLRNAIHAALALILNFLVLAGVYVALDARFLGFIQIIVYAGAIVVLFLFVIMLLFAAQGEVGFDPLVRSKPLAALLALGVAGALLSGLWGLDLAFTQDLKGGLPQALGPLLYGDWLFVLLAAGFLLMAATVVAVALVEPARPLDALPREEREKEVVR; translated from the coding sequence ATGAGCCCCTTTGAAGGCCTGGCCCTCTTCCTCCTCCTCCTGAGCGGGGTCCTGGTGGTGACCCTAAGAAACGCCATCCACGCCGCCTTGGCCCTGATCCTAAACTTTCTTGTGCTGGCCGGGGTCTACGTGGCCCTGGACGCCCGCTTTTTAGGCTTTATCCAGATCATCGTCTACGCCGGGGCCATCGTGGTCCTCTTCCTCTTCGTCATCATGCTCCTCTTCGCCGCCCAGGGGGAGGTGGGCTTTGACCCCCTGGTGCGTTCCAAGCCCCTCGCCGCCCTCTTGGCCTTAGGGGTGGCGGGGGCCCTCCTCTCGGGGCTTTGGGGGCTGGACCTCGCCTTCACCCAGGACCTCAAAGGCGGCCTTCCCCAGGCCCTGGGACCCCTGCTCTACGGCGACTGGCTCTTCGTCCTCCTTGCGGCAGGCTTCCTCCTCATGGCCGCCACGGTGGTGGCCGTGGCCCTGGTGGAGCCCGCCCGTCCCCTGGACGCCCTGCCCCGGGAAGAGCGGGAGAAGGAGGTGGTGCGGTGA
- the nuoK gene encoding NADH-quinone oxidoreductase subunit NuoK, with protein sequence MSYLLASALLFALGVYGVLTRRTAILVFLSIELMLNAANLSLVGFARAYGLDGQVAALMVIAIAAAEVAVGLGLIVAIFRHRESTAVDDLSELRG encoded by the coding sequence GTGAGCTACCTCCTCGCCTCCGCCCTCCTCTTCGCCCTCGGGGTCTACGGGGTCCTCACCCGGAGGACCGCCATCCTGGTCTTCCTCTCCATTGAGCTCATGCTGAACGCGGCCAACCTCTCCCTGGTGGGCTTCGCCCGGGCCTATGGACTTGACGGCCAGGTGGCCGCCCTCATGGTCATCGCCATCGCCGCCGCCGAGGTGGCCGTGGGCCTCGGCCTCATCGTGGCCATCTTCCGCCACCGGGAAAGCACCGCGGTGGACGACCTCTCGGAGCTTCGGGGGTAA
- the nuoL gene encoding NADH-quinone oxidoreductase subunit L, whose product MALLGTILLPLFGFALLGLFGKRMREPLPGVLASGLVLASFLLGAGLLLSGGARFQAEWLPGIPFSLLLDSLSGFMLLIVTGVGFLIHVYAIGYMAGDPGYSRFFAYFNLFIAMMLTLVLADSYPVMFIGWEGVGLASFLLIGFWYKNPQYADSARKAFIVNRIGDLGFMLGMAILWALFGTLSISELKEAMEGPLKNPDLLALAGLLLFLGAVGKSAQIPLMVWLPDAMAGPTPVSALIHAATMVTAGVYLIARSSFLYSVLPDVSYTIAVVGLLTAAYGALAAFGQTDIKKIVAYSTISQLGYMFLAAGVGAYWVALFHVFTHAFFKALLFLASGSVIHALGGEQDVRKMGGLWKHLPKTRWHALIGALALGGLPLLSGFWSKDAILTATLTYPFGGVGFYVGALLVAVLTAMYAMRWFVLVFLGEERGHHHPHEAPPVMLWPNHLLALGSVLAGYLALPHPLPNLLEPFLKPALAEVEAHHLSLGVEWALIALSGAVALLGLWGGYVFFQRKALPAWYLAFEAASREAFYVDRAYNALIVNPLKALAEALFYGDRGLLGGYFGLGGGVRNLGQALARLQTGYLRLYALLFVLGALLLLGVMRW is encoded by the coding sequence ATGGCGCTTCTCGGGACGATTCTCCTGCCCCTCTTCGGCTTCGCCCTCCTCGGCCTCTTCGGCAAGCGGATGCGAGAGCCCCTCCCCGGGGTCCTGGCCTCGGGGCTCGTCCTCGCCTCCTTCCTCCTGGGGGCGGGGCTTCTCCTCTCGGGCGGGGCCCGGTTCCAGGCGGAGTGGCTTCCCGGCATCCCCTTCAGCCTCCTTCTGGACTCTCTCTCCGGCTTCATGCTCCTCATCGTCACCGGCGTGGGCTTCCTCATCCACGTCTACGCCATCGGCTACATGGCGGGGGACCCGGGCTACAGCCGCTTCTTCGCCTACTTCAACCTCTTCATCGCCATGATGCTCACCCTGGTCCTCGCCGACAGCTACCCGGTGATGTTCATCGGCTGGGAAGGGGTGGGCCTGGCGAGTTTCCTCCTCATCGGCTTCTGGTACAAAAACCCCCAGTACGCCGACAGCGCCCGCAAGGCCTTCATCGTGAACCGCATCGGCGACCTGGGCTTCATGCTGGGGATGGCCATCCTCTGGGCCCTCTTCGGGACCCTCTCCATCAGCGAGCTTAAGGAGGCCATGGAGGGCCCCCTGAAGAACCCCGACCTCCTCGCCCTGGCGGGCCTCCTCCTCTTCCTCGGGGCCGTGGGCAAAAGCGCCCAGATCCCCCTCATGGTCTGGCTTCCCGACGCCATGGCCGGCCCCACCCCCGTCTCCGCCCTGATCCACGCGGCCACCATGGTGACGGCCGGGGTCTACCTCATCGCCCGGAGCTCCTTCCTCTATAGCGTCCTCCCCGACGTCTCCTACACCATCGCCGTGGTCGGCCTCCTCACCGCGGCTTATGGGGCGCTTGCCGCCTTCGGCCAGACGGACATCAAGAAAATCGTCGCCTACTCCACCATCAGCCAGCTCGGGTACATGTTCCTGGCGGCCGGGGTGGGGGCCTACTGGGTGGCCCTCTTCCACGTTTTCACCCACGCCTTCTTCAAGGCCCTCCTCTTCCTGGCCTCGGGCAGCGTGATCCACGCCCTGGGGGGCGAGCAGGACGTGCGCAAGATGGGAGGCCTCTGGAAGCACCTCCCCAAGACCCGCTGGCACGCCCTCATCGGGGCCTTGGCCCTGGGCGGCCTTCCCCTGCTTTCCGGATTTTGGTCCAAGGACGCCATCCTCACCGCCACCCTCACCTACCCCTTCGGGGGGGTGGGGTTCTACGTGGGGGCGCTCCTCGTGGCGGTCCTCACCGCCATGTACGCCATGCGCTGGTTCGTCCTGGTCTTTTTGGGGGAGGAAAGGGGCCACCACCACCCCCACGAGGCCCCGCCGGTGATGCTCTGGCCCAACCACCTCCTGGCCCTGGGTTCGGTCCTCGCGGGGTACCTGGCCCTGCCCCACCCCCTGCCTAACCTCCTGGAACCCTTCCTGAAGCCCGCCCTGGCGGAGGTGGAGGCCCACCACCTCTCCTTAGGGGTGGAGTGGGCCCTCATCGCCCTCTCGGGGGCGGTGGCCCTTCTGGGGCTTTGGGGGGGCTACGTCTTCTTCCAACGCAAGGCCCTCCCCGCCTGGTACCTGGCCTTTGAGGCGGCGAGCCGGGAGGCCTTCTACGTGGACCGGGCCTACAACGCCCTCATCGTGAACCCCTTGAAGGCCCTGGCGGAGGCCCTCTTCTACGGGGACCGGGGCCTCCTGGGGGGTTACTTCGGCCTAGGCGGGGGGGTAAGGAACCTGGGCCAGGCCCTGGCCCGCCTGCAGACCGGCTACCTTAGGCTTTACGCCCTGCTTTTCGTGCTGGGCGCGCTTCTGCTTCTGGGGGTGATGCGGTGGTAG
- a CDS encoding complex I subunit 4 family protein, whose translation MVVLAVLLPVVFGALLLLGLPRALGVLGAGLSFLLNLYLFLTHPGGVAHAFQAPLLPGAGVYWAFALDGLSALFFLTVALTVFLGALVARVEGRFLGLALLMEGLLLGLFAARDLLVFYVLFEAALIPALLMLYLYGGEGRTRALYTFVLFTLAGSLPMLAAVLAAKALGGSPTFLLEDLLAHPLQEEAAFWVFLGFALAFAIKTPLFPLHAWLPPFHQENHPSGLADALGTLYKVGVFAFFRFAIPLAPEGFAQVQGLLLFLAALSALYGAWVAFAAKDFKTLLAYAGLSHMGVAALGVFSGTPEGAMGGLYLLAASGVYTGGLFLLAGRLYERTGTLEIGRYRGLAQSAPGMAALALILFLAMVGLPGLSGFPGEFLTLLGAYKASPWLAALAFLSVIASAAYALTAFQKTFWEEGGSGVKDLAGAEWGFALLSVLALLLMGVFPGYFARGLHPLAEAFAKLLGGGA comes from the coding sequence GTGGTAGTCCTGGCGGTCCTTCTACCGGTGGTCTTCGGGGCCCTGCTCCTTTTGGGCCTGCCCCGGGCCCTCGGGGTTTTGGGGGCGGGGCTTTCCTTCCTCCTCAACCTCTACCTCTTCCTCACCCACCCGGGGGGGGTGGCCCACGCCTTCCAAGCCCCCCTCCTCCCCGGGGCGGGGGTGTACTGGGCCTTCGCTCTGGACGGGCTTTCCGCCCTCTTCTTCCTCACCGTCGCCCTCACCGTCTTCCTGGGGGCTTTGGTGGCGAGGGTGGAGGGGCGCTTTTTGGGCCTCGCCCTCCTCATGGAGGGGCTTCTCCTCGGCCTCTTCGCCGCCCGGGACCTCCTCGTCTTCTACGTCCTCTTTGAGGCCGCCCTCATCCCCGCCCTCCTCATGCTCTACCTCTACGGGGGGGAGGGGCGGACGCGGGCCCTCTACACCTTCGTCCTCTTCACCCTGGCGGGCTCCTTGCCCATGCTCGCCGCCGTCCTCGCGGCGAAGGCCCTGGGAGGAAGCCCCACCTTCCTCCTGGAGGACCTCCTCGCCCACCCCCTCCAGGAAGAGGCCGCCTTCTGGGTCTTCCTGGGCTTCGCCCTGGCCTTCGCCATTAAAACGCCCCTCTTCCCCCTCCACGCCTGGCTTCCCCCCTTCCACCAGGAAAACCACCCCTCGGGCCTCGCCGACGCCCTGGGCACCCTCTACAAGGTGGGGGTCTTCGCCTTCTTCCGCTTCGCCATCCCCCTGGCCCCCGAGGGCTTCGCCCAGGTCCAGGGCCTCCTCCTCTTCCTCGCCGCCCTTTCCGCCCTCTACGGTGCCTGGGTGGCCTTCGCCGCCAAGGACTTCAAGACCCTCCTGGCCTACGCCGGGCTTTCCCACATGGGGGTGGCGGCCCTGGGGGTCTTCTCGGGCACGCCGGAAGGGGCCATGGGGGGGCTATACCTCCTGGCGGCCAGCGGGGTCTACACCGGGGGGCTCTTCCTCCTCGCGGGGAGGCTTTACGAGCGGACGGGCACCCTGGAGATCGGACGCTACCGGGGCCTGGCGCAGAGCGCTCCGGGCATGGCCGCCCTGGCCCTCATCCTCTTCCTCGCCATGGTGGGCCTCCCCGGGCTTTCCGGCTTCCCCGGGGAGTTTCTGACCCTCCTCGGGGCCTACAAGGCGAGCCCCTGGCTCGCCGCCTTGGCCTTCCTCTCCGTGATCGCCTCCGCGGCCTACGCCCTCACCGCCTTCCAGAAGACCTTCTGGGAGGAGGGGGGGTCTGGGGTGAAGGACCTCGCGGGGGCGGAGTGGGGCTTCGCCCTGCTTAGCGTCCTCGCCCTCCTCCTCATGGGGGTCTTCCCCGGCTACTTCGCCCGGGGGCTCCACCCCCTGGCGGAGGCCTTCGCCAAGCTTCTTGGAGGTGGCGCATGA
- a CDS encoding NADH-quinone oxidoreductase subunit N, whose amino-acid sequence MTLAILAVFSVALTLLGFVLPPQGVKRATLLGLALALVSLLLTWGRPFAFGPYAVDGVSQVFTLLALLGALWTVGLVRSGRFEFYLLVLYAALGMHLLASTRHLLLMLVALEALSLPLYALATWRRGQGLEAALKYFLLGALAAAFFLYGAALHYGATGSLVLGAPGEGPLYALALGLLLVGLGFKAALAPFHFWTPDVYQGSPTPVVLFMATGVKAAAFAALLRVAAPPEALALLVALSVVVGNLAALAQKEAKRLLAYSSIAHAGYMALALYTGNAQALGFYLLTYVLATGLAFAVLSQVSPDRVPLEALRGLYRKDPLLGLAFLVAMLSLLGLPPLAGFWGKYLAFAEAARAGAWGVLVLALVTSAVSAYYYLGLGLAVFARPEETPFRPGPPWARAAVVAAGVLLLALGLLPGLALPALAAGG is encoded by the coding sequence ATGACCCTGGCGATCCTCGCGGTCTTCTCCGTGGCCTTGACCCTTCTCGGTTTCGTCCTCCCGCCCCAGGGCGTGAAGCGGGCCACGCTCCTGGGCCTGGCCTTGGCCCTCGTAAGCCTCCTCCTCACCTGGGGGAGGCCCTTCGCCTTCGGGCCCTACGCGGTGGACGGCGTCTCCCAGGTCTTCACCCTCCTCGCCCTCCTAGGGGCCTTGTGGACCGTGGGCCTCGTGCGCTCGGGGCGGTTTGAGTTCTACCTCCTCGTCCTCTACGCCGCCTTGGGCATGCACCTCCTCGCCTCCACCCGGCACCTCCTCCTGATGCTCGTGGCCCTCGAGGCCCTCTCCCTCCCCCTCTACGCCCTCGCCACCTGGCGCCGGGGGCAGGGCCTCGAGGCCGCCCTCAAGTACTTCCTCCTGGGAGCCTTGGCCGCCGCCTTCTTCCTCTACGGGGCGGCCCTCCACTACGGGGCCACGGGGAGCCTCGTCCTCGGCGCCCCCGGGGAAGGCCCCCTCTACGCCCTGGCCCTGGGCCTCCTCCTCGTGGGCCTGGGCTTCAAGGCGGCCCTCGCCCCCTTCCACTTCTGGACCCCCGACGTCTACCAGGGAAGCCCCACCCCCGTGGTCCTCTTCATGGCCACGGGGGTGAAGGCCGCGGCCTTCGCCGCCCTCCTCCGGGTGGCCGCACCCCCCGAGGCCCTCGCCCTTCTCGTGGCCCTCTCTGTGGTGGTGGGGAACCTGGCGGCCCTGGCGCAGAAGGAGGCCAAGCGGCTTCTCGCCTACTCCTCCATCGCCCACGCCGGGTACATGGCCCTCGCCCTCTACACCGGGAACGCCCAGGCCCTGGGCTTCTACCTCCTCACCTACGTCCTGGCCACGGGCCTCGCCTTCGCCGTCTTAAGCCAGGTCTCCCCGGACCGGGTGCCCCTGGAGGCCCTCCGGGGCCTCTACCGGAAAGACCCCCTCCTGGGCCTCGCCTTCCTGGTGGCCATGCTCTCCCTGCTGGGCCTGCCGCCCCTTGCGGGCTTCTGGGGCAAGTACCTGGCCTTCGCCGAGGCGGCCCGGGCCGGGGCCTGGGGGGTCTTGGTCCTGGCCCTCGTCACCAGCGCCGTGAGCGCCTACTACTACCTCGGGCTTGGGCTTGCCGTCTTCGCGCGGCCCGAGGAGACCCCCTTCCGCCCAGGCCCTCCCTGGGCCCGGGCCGCGGTCGTGGCCGCCGGGGTCCTCCTCCTCGCCTTGGGGCTCCTCCCCGGCCTCGCCCTCCCCGCCTTGGCCGCGGGGGGTTAA